One segment of Haemophilus influenzae DNA contains the following:
- the rsxB gene encoding electron transport complex subunit RsxB, translating to MTFLFIVITLLALIFGAILGFASIKLKVEADPVVEKIDAILPQSQCGQCGYPGCKPYAEAICNGDEITKCIPGGQTTIVKIAEILGVDVPTMDGVEEPIEKVAFIDENMCIGCTKCIQACPVDAIIGTNKAMHTIIPDLCTGCELCVAPCPTDCILMIPVKKNIDNWDWKFDAKLVIPVMNVDGSEKKLVVGE from the coding sequence ATGACTTTTTTATTCATCGTAATTACGCTACTTGCTTTAATTTTCGGTGCAATTTTGGGCTTTGCATCAATTAAGCTCAAAGTGGAAGCTGATCCTGTCGTAGAGAAAATTGATGCTATTTTACCGCAAAGCCAATGTGGGCAATGTGGTTATCCTGGTTGTAAGCCTTATGCTGAAGCCATTTGCAATGGCGATGAAATCACAAAATGTATTCCAGGTGGTCAAACAACTATCGTAAAAATTGCCGAAATTCTAGGGGTTGATGTGCCAACAATGGATGGCGTAGAAGAACCTATCGAGAAAGTCGCTTTTATTGATGAAAATATGTGTATTGGCTGCACAAAATGCATCCAAGCCTGTCCCGTTGATGCCATTATTGGTACAAATAAAGCAATGCACACGATTATTCCCGATCTTTGTACAGGTTGCGAGCTTTGTGTTGCTCCCTGCCCGACAGATTGTATTTTAATGATTCCCGTGAAAAAAAATATCGATAATTGGGATTGGAAATTTGATGCAAAACTTGTTATTCCAGTAATGAATGTCGATGGCTCTGAAAAAAAATTGGTTGTGGGGGAATAA
- the rsxA gene encoding electron transport complex subunit RsxA → MTHYILLIIGTALINNFVLVKFLGLCPFMGVSKKIETAVGMGLATMFVLTVASLCAYLVDHYILIPLNATFLRTLVFILVIAVVVQFTEMAINKTSPTLYRLLGIFLPLITTNCAVLGVALLNINLAHNLTESVVYGFGASLGFSLVLVLFAALRERLVAADVPVTFRGSAIALITAGLMSLAFMGFTGLVK, encoded by the coding sequence ATGACGCACTATATTTTATTAATTATCGGAACCGCATTAATTAACAATTTTGTATTGGTAAAATTCTTAGGACTTTGCCCTTTTATGGGCGTATCCAAAAAAATTGAAACGGCTGTGGGAATGGGATTAGCAACAATGTTTGTTTTAACCGTTGCTTCCCTTTGTGCATATTTAGTTGATCATTATATTCTAATTCCCTTAAATGCCACTTTTTTACGTACATTAGTGTTTATTTTAGTTATTGCTGTAGTGGTGCAATTTACCGAAATGGCAATAAACAAAACAAGTCCAACATTATATCGTTTACTCGGCATTTTCTTGCCTTTGATAACCACAAACTGCGCAGTACTTGGTGTCGCACTATTAAATATAAATCTTGCTCATAATTTAACAGAATCTGTCGTTTATGGTTTTGGTGCATCTCTCGGCTTTTCCTTAGTATTGGTACTTTTTGCCGCACTTCGTGAACGTTTAGTCGCAGCTGATGTACCAGTCACTTTTCGCGGTTCAGCCATTGCTTTAATTACTGCAGGCTTAATGTCCCTCGCTTTTATGGGATTTACAGGACTTGTAAAGTAA
- the sohB gene encoding protease SohB, with translation MLNDILTGYGIFILEILTILLLILAIVGLIISYRQHKKSKTGELEIKDLSKEFNEQVRLLRDFNLSEEELKQQAKAEKKAEKQNAKKRKEKLKKGDTLEDEKKACVYVLDFCGDISASETTALREEISAILNVAKPEDEVLLRLESPGGIVHNYGFAASQLSRLKQKGIKLTVAVDKVAASGGYMMACVADKIVSAPFAVIGSIGVVAQIPNVHRLLKKHDVDVDVMTAGEFKRTVTVLGENTEKGKQKFQQELEETHKLFKQFVSQNRPCLDIDKIATGEHWFGQQAIELQLVDEISTSDDLILEKMKEKQVLNVKYRLKKSLIKKFGRQAEESAINIIHRYSAKQSKDFMY, from the coding sequence ATGTTGAACGATATTTTAACAGGCTATGGAATTTTTATTTTGGAAATTTTAACAATTTTATTACTCATTCTTGCTATTGTTGGTTTGATTATTTCTTATCGCCAACATAAGAAGTCTAAAACGGGAGAATTAGAAATTAAAGATTTATCAAAAGAATTTAATGAACAAGTTCGTTTATTACGTGATTTTAATCTTTCTGAAGAAGAACTAAAACAGCAAGCCAAAGCAGAAAAAAAAGCTGAAAAACAAAATGCTAAAAAACGTAAAGAAAAATTGAAAAAAGGCGATACTTTAGAAGATGAAAAGAAAGCTTGCGTATATGTATTAGATTTTTGCGGCGATATTTCAGCCTCAGAAACAACCGCACTTCGCGAAGAAATTTCAGCTATCTTAAATGTCGCCAAACCTGAAGATGAAGTATTACTACGTTTAGAAAGTCCTGGTGGCATTGTGCATAATTATGGATTTGCAGCCTCTCAATTGTCTCGCTTAAAACAAAAAGGCATAAAATTAACCGTTGCCGTTGATAAAGTGGCTGCAAGTGGCGGTTATATGATGGCTTGCGTTGCCGATAAAATTGTATCCGCACCTTTCGCTGTTATCGGTTCTATTGGCGTTGTCGCTCAAATTCCAAATGTTCATCGACTATTGAAAAAACACGATGTCGATGTAGATGTAATGACTGCGGGCGAATTTAAACGTACAGTGACCGTATTGGGCGAAAATACGGAAAAAGGCAAACAAAAATTTCAACAAGAATTGGAAGAAACACATAAATTATTCAAACAGTTTGTCTCACAAAATCGCCCTTGCCTAGATATTGATAAAATCGCAACAGGCGAACATTGGTTTGGACAACAAGCCATTGAATTACAACTTGTCGATGAAATCTCAACGAGTGATGATTTAATTTTGGAAAAAATGAAAGAAAAACAGGTGCTTAATGTTAAATACCGTTTAAAAAAATCCCTAATAAAAAAATTCGGACGACAAGCTGAAGAAAGTGCGATAAATATCATTCATCGTTATAGTGCAAAACAGTCTAAAGACTTTATGTACTAA